One Saimiri boliviensis isolate mSaiBol1 chromosome 17, mSaiBol1.pri, whole genome shotgun sequence genomic window carries:
- the KLHL10 gene encoding LOW QUALITY PROTEIN: kelch-like protein 10 (The sequence of the model RefSeq protein was modified relative to this genomic sequence to represent the inferred CDS: substituted 1 base at 1 genomic stop codon), with product MEMESMAASTRFHQPHMERKMSAMTCEIFNELRLEGKLCDVVIKVNGFEFNAHKNILCSCSSYFRALFTSGWNNTEKKVYNIPGISPDMMKLIIEYAYTRTVPITPDNVEKLLAAADQFNIMGIVRGCCEFLKSELCLDNCIGICKFTDYYYCPELRQKAYMFILHNFEEMVKVSAEFLELSVTELKDIIEKDELNVKQEDAVFEAILKWISHDPQNRKQHISVLLPKVRLALMHAEYFMNNVKMNDYVKDSEECKPVIINALKAMYDLNMNGPSNSDFTNPLTRPRLPYAILFAIGGWSGGSPTNAIEAYDARADRWVNVTCEEESPRAYHGAAYLKGYVYIIGGFDSVDYFNSVKRFDPVKKTWHQVAPMHSRRCYVSVTVLSNFIYAMGGFDGYVRLNTAERYEPETNQWTLIAPMHEQRSDASATTLYGKVYICGGFNGNECLFTAEVYNTESNQWTVIAPMRSRRSGIGVIAYGEHVYAVGGFDGANRLRSAEAYSPVANTWRTIPTMFNPRSNFGIEVVDDLLFVVGGFNGFTTTFNVECYDEKTDEWYDAHDMSIYRSALSCCVVPGLANVGEYAARRDNFPGLALRDEVKYSASTSTLPVXASSFS from the exons ATGGAGATGGAGAGCATGGCGGCCTCCACACGTTTCCACCAGCCTCACATGGAGAGGAAGATGAGTGCGATGACCTGTGAGATCTTCAACGAGCTTAGGCTAGAGGGCAAGCTCTGCGACGTGGTCATCAAGGTCAATGGCTTTGAGTTCAATGCCCACAAGAACATCCTCTGTAGCTGCAGTTCCTACTTTAG agcTTTGTTTACAAGTGGCTGGAACAACACTGAAAAGAAGGTATACAACATCCCTGGCATTTCCCCCGACATGATGAAGCTAATCATCGAGTATGCGTACACCCGGACCGTGCCTATCACACCggacaatgtggagaaactgctTGCTGCTGCAGACCAGTTTAACATCATGGGTATCGTCAGGGGTTGCTGCGAGTTCCTCAAGTCAGAGCTGTGCTTGGATAATTGTATCGGCATCTGTAAGTTCACCGACTACTACTACTGTCCTGAGCTGAGGCAGAAGGCCTACATGTTCATACTGCACAACTTCGAGGAGATGGTGAAAGTCTCTGCGGAATTTTTAGAGCTCTCAGTCACTGAACTGAAGGATATCATCGAGAAAGATGAGCTCAACGTCAAACAGGAAGATGCTGTATTTGAGGCCATTTTAAAGTGGATTTCCCATGACCCCCAAAATAGAAAGCAGCACATTTCAGTTTTGCTTCCTAAG GTTCGCCTGGCCCTAATGCATGCTGAGTACTTCATGAACAACGTTAAGATGAATGACTATGTCAAAGACAGTGAGGAATGCAAACCAGTCATCATTAATGCCCTAAAAGCCATGTATGACCTCAACATGAATGGACCCTCTAATTCTGATTTCACCAACCCACTCACCAGACCCCGCTTGCCCTATGCCATCCTCTTTGCAATTGGTGGCTGGAGTGGTGGAAGCCCCACCAATGCCATTGAGGCATATGACGCTCGGGCAGACAGATGGGTGAACGTTACTTGTGAGGAAGAGAGTCCCCGTGCCTACCATGGGGCAGCCTATTTGAAAGGCTATGTGTATATCATTGGGGGGTTTGATAGTGTAGACTATTTCAATAGTGTTAAGCGTTTTGACCCAGTCAAGAAAACTTGGCATCAGGTAGCCCCAATGCACTCCAGACGTTGCTATGTCAGTGTGACAGTCCTCAGCAATTTTATTTATGCCATGGGAGGATTTGATGGCTACGTGCGTCTGAACACTGCTGAACGTTACGAGCCAGAGACCAATCAATGGACACTCATCGCCCCCATGCACGAACAGAGGAGTGATGCAAGCGCCACAACACTCTATGGGAAG GTCTACATATGTGGTGGGTTTAATGGAAACGAGTGCCTGTTTACAGCAGAAGTGTACAACACTGAAAGTAATCAGTGGACAGTCATAGCACCCATGAGAAGCAGGAGGAGTGGAATAGGCGTGATTGCTTATGGAGAACATGTATACGCA GTAGGTGGCTTTGATGGAGCGAATCGCCTTAGGAGTGCAGAAGCCTATAGCCCAGTGGCTAACACTTGGCGCACAATCCCCACTATGTTTAACCCTCGTAGCAATTTTGGCATCGAGGTGGTGGACGACCTCTTGTTTGTGGTGGGTGGCTTCAATGGCTTTACCACCACCTTTAACGTTGAGTGCTATGACGAAAAGACCGATGAGTGGTATGATGCTCATGACATGAGCATATACCGCAGTGCACTGAGCTGCTGTGTGGTACCAGGGCTGGCCAATGTTGGGGAATATGCAGCTAGACGGGACAACTTCCCAGGATTAGCACTGCGAGATGAAGTAAAGTATTCTGCTTCGACAAGTACCCTACCTGTATGAGCCTCTTCATTTAGCTAA